In a single window of the Streptomyces cinnabarinus genome:
- a CDS encoding phosphotransferase family protein codes for MTANSLVPELTRTATATAHARRRTACPCGATGTLADRPDATVVRHADTVAKAHPPRTDPTELTLRLATASALPDVLLPPLTPTPAPLHDRLVTCWPYGTPVDPNNPDTAPWEAAAALLARLHLHPPLPGTPPMRGPAKAARAVERLRATETTAARPVLRAWHALPAWARAEAQLPDITPALCHGDFHLGQLVRHPADHGTWRLIDVDDLGTGTPTWDLARPAAWYACGLLAPDEWTRFLTAYRAAGGPAVPPHGDPWPALDIAARALTVQTAATALTKATQAARPLDDIERSLVDACDRMASTPPELTCESAK; via the coding sequence GTGACAGCCAACAGTCTCGTGCCGGAGCTGACCCGCACCGCCACGGCAACCGCCCACGCCCGCCGCCGTACCGCCTGCCCCTGCGGAGCAACCGGCACGCTCGCCGACCGCCCCGACGCCACGGTCGTCCGCCACGCGGACACCGTCGCGAAGGCGCACCCGCCCCGCACCGACCCCACCGAGCTCACCCTCCGCCTCGCCACAGCCTCCGCCCTCCCCGACGTCCTCCTGCCCCCGCTCACCCCCACCCCCGCCCCCCTCCACGACCGCCTCGTCACCTGCTGGCCCTACGGCACACCCGTGGACCCGAACAACCCCGACACCGCCCCCTGGGAAGCCGCCGCCGCCCTTCTCGCCCGCCTCCACCTGCACCCACCCCTCCCGGGTACACCCCCCATGCGCGGCCCCGCCAAGGCCGCCCGAGCCGTCGAGCGGCTGAGGGCCACGGAGACCACCGCCGCCAGGCCCGTCCTCCGCGCCTGGCACGCCCTCCCGGCCTGGGCCCGAGCCGAGGCGCAGTTGCCGGACATCACCCCCGCCCTCTGCCACGGCGACTTCCATCTCGGCCAGCTCGTCCGCCACCCTGCCGACCACGGAACCTGGCGACTCATCGACGTCGACGACCTCGGCACCGGCACCCCGACCTGGGACCTGGCCCGCCCCGCCGCCTGGTACGCCTGCGGCCTCCTGGCCCCCGACGAGTGGACCCGCTTCCTCACCGCCTACCGCGCGGCGGGCGGCCCTGCGGTCCCCCCGCACGGTGACCCCTGGCCCGCCCTCGACATCGCGGCCCGCGCTCTGACCGTCCAGACCGCCGCCACCGCGCTCACCAAGGCGACCCAGGCCGCCCGTCCCCTCGACGACATCGAGCGGTCCCTTGTCGACGCCTGTGACCGAATGGCATCCACCCCGCCCGAGTTGACGTGCGAATCCGCCAAGTAG
- the cobA gene encoding uroporphyrinogen-III C-methyltransferase → MAENPAYPVGLRLTGRRVVVIGGGQVAQRRLPALIASGADIHLVSPEATPSVEAIADAGEITWHRRPYEDGDLADAWYALIATSDTEANTRASAEAERHRVWCVRADDADQATAWTPATGHSEGVTVAILTTDTKSRDPRHTAAIRDAVVEGLRDGSLVAPHHRTRTPGVALVGGGPGDPDLITVRGRRLLAEADVVITDHLGPRDLLAELPTSVEVIDAAKLPYGRFMAQEAINNALIEHAKQGRSVVRLKGGDPFVYGRGMEEVKALAEAGIPCTVVPGISSSISVPGAAGIPVTHRGVAHEFTVVSGHIAPDDERSLVDWPSLAKLTGTLVILMGVGTIGKVAETLIAHGKSPDTPVALIQEGTTAAQRRVDATLATAAEAVVTQEVKPPAVIVIGEVVRVGPATQA, encoded by the coding sequence ATGGCCGAAAACCCCGCCTACCCCGTAGGCCTCCGCCTCACCGGCCGCCGCGTCGTCGTCATCGGCGGCGGCCAGGTGGCCCAGCGCCGCCTCCCCGCCCTCATCGCGTCCGGCGCCGACATCCACCTCGTGTCCCCCGAGGCGACCCCCTCCGTCGAGGCCATCGCCGACGCCGGTGAGATCACCTGGCACCGGCGCCCCTACGAGGACGGCGACCTCGCGGACGCCTGGTACGCCCTCATCGCCACCAGCGACACGGAAGCGAACACCCGGGCCTCCGCCGAGGCGGAGCGCCACCGCGTCTGGTGCGTCCGCGCCGACGACGCCGACCAGGCCACCGCCTGGACCCCCGCCACCGGCCACAGCGAGGGCGTCACCGTCGCGATCCTCACCACCGACACCAAGTCCCGCGACCCCCGCCACACCGCCGCCATCCGCGACGCGGTCGTGGAGGGCCTGCGCGACGGCAGCCTCGTCGCCCCCCACCACCGCACCCGCACCCCCGGCGTCGCCCTGGTCGGCGGCGGCCCCGGCGACCCGGACCTGATCACCGTCCGCGGACGCCGCCTGCTCGCCGAGGCCGACGTCGTCATCACCGACCACCTCGGCCCGCGCGACCTCCTCGCCGAACTGCCCACCAGCGTCGAGGTCATCGACGCGGCGAAGCTCCCGTACGGCCGGTTCATGGCCCAGGAGGCCATCAACAACGCCCTGATCGAACACGCCAAGCAGGGCAGGTCGGTGGTCCGCCTCAAGGGCGGCGACCCCTTCGTCTACGGCCGTGGCATGGAGGAGGTCAAGGCGCTCGCCGAGGCCGGCATCCCGTGCACCGTCGTCCCCGGCATCTCCAGCTCGATCTCGGTCCCGGGCGCCGCGGGCATCCCCGTCACCCACCGCGGCGTGGCCCACGAGTTCACGGTCGTCAGCGGCCACATCGCCCCCGACGACGAGCGCTCCCTGGTCGACTGGCCCTCCCTCGCCAAGCTGACCGGCACGCTGGTGATCCTCATGGGCGTCGGCACGATCGGGAAGGTCGCCGAGACGCTCATCGCACACGGCAAGTCCCCGGACACCCCCGTCGCCCTGATCCAGGAGGGCACGACCGCCGCCCAGCGCCGCGTCGACGCGACCCTCGCCACGGCCGCCGAGGCGGTCGTCACGCAGGAGGTCAAGCCGCCGGCGGTGATCGTCATCGGCGAGGTCGTCAGGGTCGGCCCGGCCACCCAGGCGTAA
- a CDS encoding TrmH family RNA methyltransferase, producing the protein MADLITVEDPDDPRLRDYTGLTDVELRRKREPAEGLFIAEGEKVIRRAKDAGYEMRSMLLSAKWVDVMRDVIDELPAPVYAVSPELAERVTGYHVHRGALASMQRKPLPTAADLLQTARRVVVMESVNDHTNIGAIFRSAAALGMDAVLLSPDCADPLYRRSVKVSMGAVFSVPYARLDTWPKSLESVREAGFTLLALTPDEKAKSLDEAAPHKMDRVALMLGAEGDGLSRQALIAADEWVRIPMAHGVDSLNVGAAAAVAFYAVATGRPET; encoded by the coding sequence GTGGCCGATCTCATCACCGTCGAGGATCCCGACGACCCGCGCCTGCGCGACTACACGGGTCTGACCGACGTAGAACTGCGGCGCAAGCGCGAACCCGCCGAGGGCCTGTTCATCGCCGAGGGCGAGAAGGTCATCCGCAGAGCGAAGGACGCGGGCTACGAGATGCGCTCGATGCTTCTGTCCGCCAAGTGGGTCGACGTCATGCGCGACGTCATCGACGAACTCCCGGCCCCCGTCTACGCGGTGAGCCCGGAGCTCGCCGAGCGGGTCACCGGGTACCACGTGCACCGCGGCGCGCTCGCCTCCATGCAGCGCAAGCCGCTGCCCACGGCCGCCGACCTGCTCCAGACCGCCCGCCGGGTGGTCGTCATGGAGTCGGTCAACGACCACACGAACATCGGCGCCATCTTCCGGTCCGCGGCGGCGCTCGGCATGGACGCGGTCCTGCTCTCACCGGACTGCGCGGACCCGCTGTACCGCCGTAGCGTGAAGGTCTCGATGGGCGCGGTCTTCTCCGTCCCCTACGCCCGTCTCGACACCTGGCCCAAGAGCCTGGAGTCGGTCCGCGAGGCCGGATTCACGCTGCTCGCCCTCACCCCGGACGAGAAGGCCAAGTCCCTCGACGAGGCCGCCCCGCACAAGATGGACCGCGTCGCCCTGATGCTCGGCGCCGAGGGCGACGGCCTCTCCCGCCAGGCCCTGATCGCCGCGGACGAGTGGGTCCGCATCCCCATGGCCCACGGCGTCGACTCCCTCAACGTGGGCGCGGCGGCCGCGGTCGCCTTCTACGCGGTGGCGACGGGCCGCCCGGAGACATAG
- a CDS encoding serine/threonine-protein kinase, translating into MNMAMMRLRREDPRVVGSFRLHRRLGAGGMGVVYLGSDKKGQRVALKVIRPDLAEDQEFRSRFAREVSAARRIRGGCTARLVAADLDADRPWFATQYVPGPSLHDKVVDEGSLVAAEVAAIGAALSEGLVAVHEAGVVHRDLKPSNILLSPKGPRIIDFGIAWATGASTLTHVGTAVGSPGFLAPEQVRGAAVTPATDVFSLGATLAYASMGDSPFGHGSSEVMLYRVVHEEPQLHGVPDALAPLVRACLAKDPEERPTTLQLSLRLKEIAAREAQGLTELRPPAPRTGETDRPTGRLAETYPERGQRRPQGTQGRPAPRGTGSSSRGPAPARGGSASRGGGPASSSGRSGPRPTPPSRNTGRTGNGGRTAPGSGTGRPAPRNTGTGRRPANPQLLRQRLFVFVVVTLLVALGIAAAQGCQGPSRGSGGERGVVRQERSAAPTPGAEPGAGVAGYVSGRPVATA; encoded by the coding sequence ATGAACATGGCGATGATGCGCCTGAGGCGCGAGGACCCGCGCGTCGTCGGCTCGTTCAGGCTTCACAGGCGGCTCGGCGCGGGCGGTATGGGCGTGGTCTACCTGGGCTCCGACAAGAAGGGGCAGCGGGTCGCGCTGAAGGTCATCCGGCCGGATCTGGCCGAGGACCAGGAGTTCCGGTCGCGGTTCGCGCGTGAGGTGTCCGCCGCCCGCCGGATCAGGGGCGGTTGCACCGCGCGCCTCGTCGCCGCGGATCTCGACGCCGACCGGCCGTGGTTCGCCACGCAGTACGTGCCGGGACCGTCCCTGCACGACAAGGTCGTCGACGAGGGTTCGCTGGTCGCCGCCGAGGTCGCCGCGATCGGGGCCGCCCTGTCGGAGGGGCTGGTCGCGGTCCACGAGGCCGGGGTCGTGCACCGGGATCTGAAGCCGTCCAACATCCTGCTGTCCCCGAAGGGCCCGCGGATCATCGACTTCGGCATCGCCTGGGCCACCGGGGCCTCCACGCTCACTCATGTCGGTACGGCGGTGGGCTCCCCCGGCTTCCTCGCGCCGGAGCAGGTGCGCGGCGCGGCGGTCACACCGGCCACGGACGTGTTCTCTCTCGGGGCGACCCTGGCGTACGCCTCGATGGGCGACTCGCCCTTCGGGCACGGCAGTTCCGAGGTGATGCTGTACCGCGTGGTGCACGAGGAGCCGCAGTTGCACGGCGTGCCCGACGCGCTGGCGCCGCTGGTGCGGGCCTGTCTCGCCAAGGATCCCGAGGAGCGGCCGACCACGCTCCAGCTGTCGCTGCGGCTGAAGGAGATCGCGGCCCGTGAGGCGCAGGGGCTCACGGAGCTGCGACCGCCCGCGCCACGCACCGGCGAGACGGACCGGCCGACCGGCCGGCTCGCCGAGACCTACCCGGAGCGCGGCCAGCGGCGCCCGCAGGGCACACAGGGGAGACCGGCCCCCCGTGGCACCGGCTCGTCCTCGCGCGGTCCCGCTCCGGCCCGGGGCGGCAGCGCCTCGCGCGGTGGCGGACCGGCCTCCTCGTCCGGCCGGTCCGGGCCGCGGCCCACGCCCCCGTCGCGGAACACCGGGCGCACGGGCAACGGCGGCAGGACCGCGCCGGGCAGTGGCACCGGACGTCCGGCCCCGCGGAACACCGGCACGGGCCGTCGGCCCGCCAATCCGCAGTTGCTGCGTCAGCGGCTGTTCGTGTTCGTCGTGGTGACCCTGCTGGTCGCGCTCGGCATCGCGGCCGCCCAGGGCTGTCAGGGCCCGAGCCGGGGCAGCGGCGGCGAGCGGGGTGTCGTACGGCAGGAGCGGTCGGCCGCTCCGACGCCCGGTGCGGAGCCGGGCGCCGGAGTCGCCGGCTATGTCTCCGGGCGGCCCGTCGCCACCGCGTAG